The genomic segment TACAATTTCCACATGATACGCCTATAATTTTTATCAACTCATTTTCAAATAGATTGAAATTCAACTTTACTTCGGCTGTTATGCTACCTTCACTTTGTTCATTTAGTAATCCTTTAGTTACTTGTATATCCATATTTAACCCTAATCACTACCAACCTAGTTTGTAGCATGATTATAGTACAAGATTACACCGTTCGATATTTTAGTCTAATGAATTTACTAACTATTCTCTGTCAACACTAAAATATACCCACTGTTAAATTTGATAGCGTGTAATTCCCCCTCAACCTTGTAATGCATCTATAAACTACTACACATTGCCACTATTGGAAGAATTAAAGGAAAACATACGCACTTCGTCACGAGCGAACCACCCCAGTTTTTGGTAAAACCCTTGAGCATTGAGATTATCATTGGCAACGAATAGGTGCGTTTTTGCAATGCCAATGTTTGCAAGACCATCTACGGCTGCTGAAATTAGTTTTGCTCCTATACCTTGACCACGGCAATTGGAATTGACAGCTAGATGCTGAATGTAGCCCCGACGACCATCCGTTCCGACCAAAATGGCACCGACAATATCGCCACCTTTGAGTGCGACAAAACTAAGATTTGGGTTGCGCTGTAAGTAACGAGCAATGTTTTCCATTGAGTCTGCATCACGTAACAGCATCGCTTCTGTTTCAGACCATAATTCAATCACTTGAGAGTAATCGGAGATATCCATTTCTCTTATCACTGCTATTTTCCTCTAAATAAATAACGGTAGTGCTATTGTACCGTAAATATTTCCTTGATTGGTTCTAAATCACCCAGCAATAAAAGAAATTTTCAGCAATCATGAAAAACTTGAATTCGAGTTTGATCCTCGGATTTTCATGTAGTTTGGCGGGCTTATTGAGGGTTGGTTGGATCATTAAAAGTTTAAATAGCCAACGAATAAAGCGATTCCAAAGCTGATTAGAATCAGTCCAGCAAAGCGTTCTACAATATGAATATAGCCACTTAAAGGTTTTTGAACACGAGGCTGACCTAAAAGTGATGCAATAAGTAAATCCCAGATAAGAACGGCGAAAAACATCCATAATCCACACGAAATTTGTTGGATAAGCGTCACTTCACTGCCAAGAATAACGGTCATTAGGCTCATATAAAACAGTGCATTTTTAGGGTTAAGTAGTGCCGAGTTTAGTCCCAACATCAATTGCTTTTTAGCTGTAGGGATTTCTAGCTGTTCAAAATGAAGTTCAGTCTCTCGTTTTGTGCTTCTGAATAGAGCGATACCTAACCACAAAAGATAAATCCCCCCTAAGACTTCGACCAATAAATACATCACTTTATTGTCACGTATACTGGTCCAGCCAAATATCGCGACTCCGATATAGACAGCATTACCTAATGCAACACCGAGACAAATAAAGCGGCTACCTTGCAACTTATGTCGAATTGAGTGGGCAACAATCAAGAAAAAATCTTGTCCCGGACTGAGTAAAGCAACAAAGTGAGCGAAAGCGAGTGCAGGAAAAGCAACAGGGAAAAATGTAGAGTACGACATATTAAAGCATCCATAGTAAAACCGATTCCTTAACTATGCTGCTTTTAGGTTAGTGATTATTGTCGAAAATTGACTTTATGTTTTGATATTGCCTTGGAGTGGAGGCTGTATAGTTGACGAAAGATCGATGCAATTGACTCTGGTCAGAGAATCCAACCTCAATAGCAACGTCGGCAATCTGCATGCCACCTCTGAGCAATACTTTAGCCTTTTCAATTCGATGGTTATTGAGAAATGATTTCGGTGTGATTCCAAACTGACTTTTGAATTTTCTAATTAATGTCTCTTTGCTTTGTCCCAACTGGCGGGCAAGCACATCTAGTTGCGGAGTATTCTCTATGTCTTGCAGAAGAAGCTGTTTGAGTTGCAGAGCTAATTTGTCATCATCAAGCACCCCATTTTTCGGTGTACAACAAAGGCTCAGTAAATCGATAAGAGAGCTTTCGACCATGGAAGCAGTTTGCAGAGACTCCTGTTTCAATAGTTGTGGAATTAATTGTCCTAAGCCACTCTCATTGACTGGATGGCGAAACAAGGCTTGGTCAACAGTAAAGGTTAGCACCTCGAAACCAAAGAGTTTTGATAACCTCTGACAGCACCAATCGTTGTCGATGTAAAGCATGTGATAACTGCGAGGTTGGTTTTCTACCGGGTTACAGGCATGAACCAATTTAGGTTCAATCAGGATCAGATCGCCTTTTGTTAGAAATAGGTGCTCGTTGGGTAATGACAAGTCTGTTTTACCTGCCTCGATAATTCCAATAGATAAATCAGCGTGGTAATGCGCCTTATAGCTTTGCCGACTGTCTTTTGTATATCGAACAGTCAGGTGAGGCATAAACTGGCTTGTCCAGTAACTCTGATCAATATCTCTTACGCTTCCAACCATGACCGTAACATTCCTTTTCGCAAGCCGACGTATTGAGAGAGTTCCAGATTACTTGAATCAAGTCAAACGTTGATGGTTATATATTAATACAGTGCTCTTGATGAATCGCAACTTCGTAATACAACCAGTATTCTTCTGACAATCCCACCCTCAAAAAAAGAGCCTACCCAAAGTAAGCTCCTATACCGAAAAAATCATTGAACGAATTAAATCAATCCAACAGCTTTCTCACGTCCACCCAGCGGTCATTTTTACGGATCAAGTCGATAATTTGCTGATAGCGACAACCATCTTCAAAGGTTTGATAGGCTTCATCGCCGTTCCCAGAAATATCGTTGACCAACAGGCGTGCAAGGTGAGTCCAACTGCGTTGAGTATCGTCATCAATATCCGGTAGCAACGCACTAATCTCAGCGGGAAGCGTTTGCTCTTGCCATTGCGCACCATCCCAAAGGTATAGCGGACCACCGCCATAATGTCCTTTGATATAGATAGAGCCTTTGCTGCCATGGAACACAATATGATCGTCATTGAAACGCGGCACCAAACCACCATGCTTAAACAGTACTGATACCGGATTTGCGGTTTCTATACGGCTTTCCACTTGTGCCATAACGGTGTAGGACCATTCCACATCGCAATCGCGCCACTCAAGATTCGGATCGTCGATATCTTTAGGGATAAAGTTGCGGCGCTCAGTAAAATTATGCACGCCACTTACCACGGGAGCTTTGGGCATATCGTTTCGTACTTCGCCACAAATAGACAGTATGTTTTCACCAACAACAGAAGTCACGATAGACAGCAGGTGAGTAAAGTTATTGTTGAGTCGTCCACCGCCCGCGGCTTGTTCGTGCGACCAACCAAACGGTATGTAGCGATCAAGATTAAAATGCGAAATGCATTCAACTTCGAGTGGCTCGCCAATCGCCCCTTGCTCAACCAATTGCTTGGCATGAATGATATTTGGCATATAACGGAAGCTGGAAGCGAACGCGGTTTTCACCCCGCGCTTTTGCGCTAATCGATATATCTCAACAGCGGATTCCCCGCTCTCAGTCAGCGGCTTGTCACAAAATACATGACAGCCAAATTGAATGGCGTCTTTAATTGGCTCAACGTGAGCACCACCCGGTGTTGCAATCGCGACAATATCGGGCTTACAAACCTCTAAAGCCAATTGCCAGTTGGTACCGAAGTATGGGATGTCGAGTTTTGCCGCGACTTCTTCAACCACTTTTTCAGTACGACCGACAATACCCACGACTTCCGCACCCGCATCACGAAACGCGGCGGCGTGACCTTGCCCAGCGAAACCAGTTCCATAAACTAGGACTTTCTTTGCATCTGCTTTGTTGTTATTTACTGTGCTTGCTTGCGTCATTATTTGTTTCCTTTGTTAATTCGTGTTCCCTGATAACATGAGCGGCATTGTCTCGATACCATGCCGCCTGTCTCTGATGTTACCAATGCCATAGCGTGCCATCTTCTAGACGACTGACTGGCAGGTACGAACGCTTGTATTGATATTGCTCGGCTTGTTGTTCATCAAACTCCACGCCTAATCCCGGTGCGTCACTGACGATGATCATGCCATTATCCAATTTAAAGTCGTGCTTAAAAATCTTCTGACATGCTTCATTACCAAAACCAACAAACTCTTGGATCCCAAAGTTATGTGTCGCGGTATTAAGGTGAGCATGAGCCGCAAAACAGATAGGCGATAAGTCAGGGGCACCATGGGGTGCAGTGCGAACGTTATATACCGCGGCAAAATCAGAGATTTTCTTAACGCCAGTGATGCCTCCTGCGTGAGTCGCTGCAACACGGATAAAGTCAATCCACTGGTTTTGGATCATGTCTTTACAATCCCAAATCGTATTGTAGGTTTCACCAATTGCTAAAGGCGTGGTGGTATGCTGGCGGATAAGCTCGTAGTTAGCTTGGTTTTCCGCAATAGACGCATCTTCTAAAAACAACAGGTTATACGGTTCGAGCATTTTGCCAAGCTTAGCGGATTCGATTGGCGTTAAGCGGCTATGCACATCATGAAGAAAGTGAACCTGATCGCCAAAGCGTTCTCTTGCTCGTTCAAACAACTCTGGAACTAGCTTAAAGTATTTCGCGGTTGACCACTCTTGCTCGGGTGGCAAAGGACGGTTACCTTGCAGCTCAAAGTAATCTTTTTTATCACCTAAAACGCCATAGGTCTCTTTTAGACCAGGAATAGCGGTTTGCAGTCTTACCGCCTTAAAGCCTTGCTCGATACATTCCGCCACTTTATCCAAGGTATCGTCGATGGTTTCGCCGTTTGCGTGCGCGTAAACCGTGACACCTTGACGGCACTTTCCGCCCAGCAGTTGATACACTGGGAGGTTCGCTACCTTGCCTTTAATATCCCACAACGCCATATCAATCGCAGCAATAGCCGCCATGGTCACCGGACCACGACGCCAATAAACACCTTGATAGAGGTATTGCCAAATGTCTTCAATATCTTGCGGGTTACGACCTATTAAGCAAGGCGCGACATGTTCTTCTAAATAAGTGGCAACCGCCATTTCTCTGCCATTCAGTGTTGCGTCCCCAAGACCATAAACCCCCTCATCTGTACACACTTTCACCGTGACAAAGTTACGACCTGGATTGGTGACAAATACTTTTATTTCACTAATTTTCATACTAATTCTCTCGCCTTATTATTTTTGTTCGCTGTGGTGACATTAGGATAAGCACACGGTATCGCGACTCGGTACATCAATTGACTATACCAACCAAGTAAACCAATTTAGTAAACCGGTTTACTTGAATAATAGTCTGCTAAAAGTTAGGATGTCAATCACTTGATTTGAGCCAGATAACAATTTTAAAAAAATACCTATGAGCAAAATCCGAATCATCGACGTTGCCAATCATGCAGGCGTTTCAAAAAGTACCGTTTCTCAATACCTTAATGGACGCTATGGTCATATGTCGGAAGCGACGAAGGGGAAAATTAAGCAAGCGATTTCTGACTTGAACTATGTGCCCAGCCCAATTGCTCGCAATTTAAAAAGTGACAAAACCAAAACCATTGGGGTTGTTGTGCGTGATATTTCAGGCTTTAACACTGGGAAAGTGTTGCGGGCGATCGATGACTACTGTAAACGTCATCAATATAATGTGTTTATTTACAATACCGATTTCGATCCTGAGATTGAAAAGCAATCGCT from the Vibrio hippocampi genome contains:
- a CDS encoding GNAT family N-acetyltransferase; translated protein: MAVIREMDISDYSQVIELWSETEAMLLRDADSMENIARYLQRNPNLSFVALKGGDIVGAILVGTDGRRGYIQHLAVNSNCRGQGIGAKLISAAVDGLANIGIAKTHLFVANDNLNAQGFYQKLGWFARDEVRMFSFNSSNSGNV
- a CDS encoding LysE family translocator, whose translation is MSYSTFFPVAFPALAFAHFVALLSPGQDFFLIVAHSIRHKLQGSRFICLGVALGNAVYIGVAIFGWTSIRDNKVMYLLVEVLGGIYLLWLGIALFRSTKRETELHFEQLEIPTAKKQLMLGLNSALLNPKNALFYMSLMTVILGSEVTLIQQISCGLWMFFAVLIWDLLIASLLGQPRVQKPLSGYIHIVERFAGLILISFGIALFVGYLNF
- a CDS encoding AraC family transcriptional regulator; translated protein: MVGSVRDIDQSYWTSQFMPHLTVRYTKDSRQSYKAHYHADLSIGIIEAGKTDLSLPNEHLFLTKGDLILIEPKLVHACNPVENQPRSYHMLYIDNDWCCQRLSKLFGFEVLTFTVDQALFRHPVNESGLGQLIPQLLKQESLQTASMVESSLIDLLSLCCTPKNGVLDDDKLALQLKQLLLQDIENTPQLDVLARQLGQSKETLIRKFKSQFGITPKSFLNNHRIEKAKVLLRGGMQIADVAIEVGFSDQSQLHRSFVNYTASTPRQYQNIKSIFDNNH
- a CDS encoding Gfo/Idh/MocA family protein encodes the protein MTQASTVNNNKADAKKVLVYGTGFAGQGHAAAFRDAGAEVVGIVGRTEKVVEEVAAKLDIPYFGTNWQLALEVCKPDIVAIATPGGAHVEPIKDAIQFGCHVFCDKPLTESGESAVEIYRLAQKRGVKTAFASSFRYMPNIIHAKQLVEQGAIGEPLEVECISHFNLDRYIPFGWSHEQAAGGGRLNNNFTHLLSIVTSVVGENILSICGEVRNDMPKAPVVSGVHNFTERRNFIPKDIDDPNLEWRDCDVEWSYTVMAQVESRIETANPVSVLFKHGGLVPRFNDDHIVFHGSKGSIYIKGHYGGGPLYLWDGAQWQEQTLPAEISALLPDIDDDTQRSWTHLARLLVNDISGNGDEAYQTFEDGCRYQQIIDLIRKNDRWVDVRKLLD
- the manD gene encoding D-mannonate dehydratase ManD — its product is MKISEIKVFVTNPGRNFVTVKVCTDEGVYGLGDATLNGREMAVATYLEEHVAPCLIGRNPQDIEDIWQYLYQGVYWRRGPVTMAAIAAIDMALWDIKGKVANLPVYQLLGGKCRQGVTVYAHANGETIDDTLDKVAECIEQGFKAVRLQTAIPGLKETYGVLGDKKDYFELQGNRPLPPEQEWSTAKYFKLVPELFERARERFGDQVHFLHDVHSRLTPIESAKLGKMLEPYNLLFLEDASIAENQANYELIRQHTTTPLAIGETYNTIWDCKDMIQNQWIDFIRVAATHAGGITGVKKISDFAAVYNVRTAPHGAPDLSPICFAAHAHLNTATHNFGIQEFVGFGNEACQKIFKHDFKLDNGMIIVSDAPGLGVEFDEQQAEQYQYKRSYLPVSRLEDGTLWHW